A single Rhopalosiphum padi isolate XX-2018 chromosome 4, ASM2088224v1, whole genome shotgun sequence DNA region contains:
- the LOC132930578 gene encoding prefoldin subunit 2, with protein sequence MEKLVKVKKPTEEELIHNTFNALRTEQRQLATKLSEIELDLNEHSIVIDTLNKLDEERKCFRLIGGVLVERKICDVLPTLIKNRGEMGKIVKTLNEQLTKKGIEINDFKNKHNIQVRGGITPISEEVESQSVEKKTDHGGSVIVNNV encoded by the exons ATGGAAAAATTAGTCAAAGTTAAGAAACCTACAGAAGAGGAATTGATTCATAACACTTTTAATGCCTTACGAACAGAACAACGACAACTCGCTACAAAATTATCAGAAATTGAGCTCGATCTAAATGAACATAG TATTGTTATTGACACTCTAAACAAGTTGGACGAAGAAAGAAAATGTTTCAGACTGATAGGCGGAGTGTTAGTTGAAAGAAAGATTTGTGATGTTCTACCTacactaattaaaaatagagGAGAA atgGGTAAAATTGTGAAAACATTGAATGaacaattaactaaaaaagGAATTGAAATCAATGATTTCAAGAATAAACATAACATACAAGTTAGAGGTGGAATTACCCCGATATCAGAGGAGGTTGAAAGTCAAagcgttgaaaaaaaaactgatcaTGGTGGCTCagtaattgttaataatgtttaa